The Colletotrichum higginsianum IMI 349063 chromosome 2, whole genome shotgun sequence genome has a segment encoding these proteins:
- a CDS encoding Duf498 domain protein — MHFSTSTRVLRAVTRVQRTLPRFAPRVSPTPLRPSTAAMQLCSQFHTSASSSREKPKDYQGATDFGEMDVLGNIPIPSTSIDACVPDGFHLNSGVKIMDGDAALLIGGEAFAWRPWEAKGTKKLINAKGQFELPAEAFGLLELVWPRPDLLILGVGPKIVPLSPATRKHLSSLGVRVELLDTRNAASQFNLLATERGVDDVAGALIPIGWVDGKGAV, encoded by the exons ATGCACTTCTCGACGAGCACCCGCGTTCTCCGCGCCGTCACGCGCGTCCAGCGCACTCTTCCCCGATTCGCCCCCCGAGTCTCGCCAACACCGTTGCGACCCTCGACAGCCGCAATGCAGCTCTGCAGCCAATTCCACACCTCTGCCTCCAGTTCAAGGGAAAAGCCCAAGGACTACCAGGGCGCGACGGACTTTGGCGAGATGGACGTCCTGGGCAACATCCCGAtcccctcgacctcgatTGACGCCTGCGTCCCGGACGGCTTCCACCTCAACAGCGGCGTTAAGATCATGGACGGCGACGCAGCGCtgctcatcggcggcgaagcGTTCGCGTGGAGGCCGTGGGAGGCGAAGGGAACCAAGAAGCTGATCAATGCCAAGGGCCAGTTTGAGCTGCCGGCGGAAGCATTCGGACTGTTGGAATTGGTCTGGCCGAGACCTG atctcctcatcctcggtgTCGGCCCCAAGATTGTACCGCTcagcccggcgacgaggaagcaCCTCAGCTCGCTCGGCGTTCGCGTCGAGCTTTTGGACACGAGGAATGCAGCTTCGCAGTTCAACTTGCTTGCTACGGAGCGAGGTGTTGACGATGTCGCAGGGGCATTGATTCCCATCGGATGGGTCGACGGCAAGGGAGCTGTGTGA
- a CDS encoding Dual specificity phosphatase catalytic domain protein yields MADQQQAAARPSSANPHDPEATDPALLKDNSEIRDYKTDRFTYSGIRTFYKRHLQADQLPKPPLPLLVFIHGLGGSVAQFHPLLTSLVHISSCLAIDLPGCGRSEFTEQAWDAYTPEALRELLELIIDEYRQKEPGRSVVLIGHSMGTIMCARLASHSVHNKTKLRKYVVGLVAVCPLAGPPAEEKTKIFRTLLWIPGWLFDLWRAYDRWGGPQSASVSRFVGPEADLELRKLQDRFNNQSRTPVWRRMAWGSLPRYENGVAKGGIPGKDVWAGVDVPVYLIAGAEDKLTPPSEVDKIRECLSGKASPLMETGSDDDWHETTVEAVTSSNTSKDAEDYGPESIDDIRDEDFHRDRDRRPIDDAENALEDPSTPQESPANVPPQPRHPTKVVKSIIMPRPANHALLFNPATVRVLAGLISDFLATHVTGRFSLGWQLQYLSREGKWDVKNLAKWKGVVPVSHPIGPKGKPAVFRAMKTLREADDTHCPTEFVKNWGGIIKDVIDISHDKPVYDPRSMEKGGVRYHKYATVSKIPPKDDEVAHFILLVDKLREQQKTRAEQEKWTEVDGQTQVIGVHCHYGFNRTGYFIVCYLVERCGMTVGEAIETFKAARPNGIRHYHFRDRLHMRYSGLKLEEDQLQEERQQQ; encoded by the coding sequence ATGGCAGATCAACAACAGGCCGCGGCACGGCCGAGCTCAGCCAACCCTCATGACCCTGAGGCTACCGATCCGGCCCTCTTGAAGGACAACTCGGAGATCCGTGACTACAAGACAGATCGCTTTACCTACTCCGGCATCAGAACATTCTACAAGCGGCATCTCCAAGCCGACCAGTTGCCCAAACCGCCTCTTCCTTTACTGGTCTTCATCCACGGGCTCGGGGGCTCCGTAGCCCAGTTTCATCCGCTGTTGACGAGCCTCGTTCACATATCGTCATGCTTGGCCATCGACCTGCCCGGATGTGGCCGCTCCGAGTTTACCGAACAGGCATGGGATGCCTACACCCCGGAAGCCCTCAGGGAGTTGCTGGAGCTAATTATCGACGAGTACCGTCAGAAAGAGCCTGGCCGCagcgtcgtcctcatcgggCACAGTATGGGTACGATTATGTGCGCACGCTTGGCGAGTCACAGCGTTCATAACAAGACGAAGCTGCGGAAGTATGTCGTTGGCTTGGTTGCCGTCTGTCCCCTGGCTGGTCCTCCAGCAGAAGAAAAGACGAAGATTTTCCGCACCCTGCTATGGATTCCTGGTTGGCTCTTCGACCTTTGGAGGGCCTACGATCGATGGGGCGGCCCGCAAAGCGCTAGCGTCAGTCGGTTTGTAGGCCCggaggccgatctcgagctACGCAAGCTTCAGGACCGTTTCAACAACCAGAGTCGGACCCCAGTCTGGCGCAGGATGGCATGGGGATCACTCCCGAGATACGAAAATGGTGTCGCAAAAGGCGGCATCCCTGGCAAGGATGTGTGGGCCGGCGTTGACGTCCCCGTCTACTTGATCGCTGGCGCGGAGGACAAGCTCACGCCCCCTAGCGAGGTCGACAAGATTAGAGAGTGCCTGTCTGGAAAGGCGTCTCCATTGATGGAAACCGGGTCTGATGATGATTGGCACGAGACAACTGTCGAGGCTGTAACGTCAAGCAACACGTCGAAGGATGCAGAGGACTATGGGCCCGAGAGCATAGATGACATTCGAGACGAGGACTTCCATCGCGATCGTGATCGTCGACCCATCGATGATGCAGAAAACGCTCTCGAGGATCCTTCTACACCACAAGAATCACCAGCAAACGTCCCACCTCAGCCCCGACATCCCACCAAGGTCGTAAAGTCGATCATCATGCCTAGACCGGCCAACCACGCTCTGCTTTTCAACCCTGCCACTGTCCGGGTTCTCGCCGGTCTGATCTCGGACTTTCTCGCCACCCATGTTACAGGTCGCTTTTCTCTCGGCTGGCAGCTGCAGTATCTCTCGCGCGAGGGCAAGTGGGATGTGAAGAATTTGGCCAAGTGGAAGGGGGTGGTTCCTGTTTCCCACCCCATCGGCCCCAAGGGCAAACCGGCGGTCTTCAGGGCAATGAAGACCCTGCGTGAAGCGGATGACACACACTGTCCCACCGAGTTCGTCAAGAACTGGGGAGGCATCATTAAAGATGTCATCGACATAAGCCACGACAAGCCGGTGTACGACCCACGGAGCATGGAAAAGGGCGGTGTACGATACCACAAGTACGCGACGGTGTCCAAGATCCCGcccaaggacgacgaagTCGCCCATTTTATTTTACTGGTCGACAAGCTAcgggagcagcagaagacGAGAGCCGAGCAGGAGAAATGGACGGAGGTGGACGGTCAGACGCAGGTGATTGGCGTTCATTGCCACTACGGCTTCAACCGGACCGGGTACTTCATTGTGTGCTACCTCGTCGAGCGGTGCGGGATGACTGTGGGCGAGGCCATTGAAACATTCAAAGCGGCAAGGCCCAACGGCATTCGCCATTACCACTTCAGGGATCGGCTTCACATGCGATACTCGGGCCTGAAGCTGGAAGAAGACCAGTTGCAGGAGgaacggcagcagcagtag